GCCTTCCGACAGCGCCGGACGCAGCCGCTGACGCGACAGCTCCATCAGACCGAAGCGCGAAATCTTGCCCATTTGCACGCGCGCACGGTCGTGCTTGAGCGCGTCTTTCAGGCGCTGCTCGACTTCGCGCTGGCTCTTGGCCGACTCCATGTCGATGAAGTCGATCACGATGAGGCCGCCCAGATCGCGCAGACGCAACTGGCGCGCGACTTCGTCGGCGGCTTCGAGATTGGTGCGCGTGGCGGTTTCTTCGATATCCGCGCCCTTGGTGGCGCGAGCCGAGTTCACGTCGATGGCGACGAGCGCCTCGGTGTGATCGATCACGATCGCGCCGCCCGAGGGCAGCGGCACCGTGCGCGAGTACGCCGTTTCGATCTGATGCTCGATCTGGAAGCGCGAGAAGAGCGGCACGTCGTCGTGATACCGCTTCACCTTTTGCAGGTTGTCGGGCATCACGATGTCCATGAAGGCGCGCGCCTGGTCATGGATTTCGGTCGTGTCGATGAGAATTTCGCCGATATCCGGCTGGAAGTAGTCGCGAATCGCGCGGATGACGAGGCTCGACTCGAGATAAATGAGCATCGGCTGGCCAGCGACGCCGCTTTGCGACGCGGCTTCGATGGCGCGCCACAGTTGCATCAGGTAGTTCAGGTCCCACTGCAGCTCTTCCGCCGAACGGCCGATACCGGCCGTGCGCGCGATGATGCTCATGCCTTCCGGCAGTTCGAGCTGCGCCATGGTTTCGCGCAGTTCCTGCCGCTCGTCGCCCTCGATTCTGCGCGACACGCCGCCGCCACGCGGGTTGTTCGGCATCAGCACGAGATAGCGGCCGGCCAGCGAAATGAACGTGGTCAGCGCCGCGCCCTTGTTGCCGCGCTCTTCCTTCTCGACCTGAACGATGAGTTCCTGTCCTTCGCGCAGCGCGTCCTGGATGCGTGCGGAGCGCATCTCGACGCCGTCGCGGAAATACTGGCGGGCGACTTCCTTGAACGGCAGAAAGCCGTGGCGGTCTTCGCCGTAGTTGACGAAGCAGGCTTCGAGCGACGGCTCGATGCGGGTGACGACTCCCTTGTAGATGTTGCCTTTGCGCTGTTCGCGCCCGGCGGTTTCGATGTCGATGTCGATGAGCTTCTGTCCATCGACGATGGCGACGCGCAGTTCTTCTTGCTGCGTCGCATTGAACAGCATGCGTTTCATTGAACGGCTCCAGAGCGGCTTTGACCCTTCCTCGTCTGGCGAATCGGCGCGGATTCGAACATCGGCGCGCGAAGCGGGAGGGCGGGCGTGCCACGCTTTTTGTGTTGTCACAAAAGCACGCCGGAGCGGATTTTAGGCGGGAGAATTGCCGAAAGCTGGCATCGGGCCGACGAACGCGGCGGCCGGGCCATGGGGCACATGCGACAACGGAAGGCGCACAGAGGCGATGCGGCCCGTGGCAAGGACGAACGGCGGCGCGGGGGCTGTCCGCGTCTCGAAATGGACGCGCCGAAGCCACTGCGCTCTTTCAACAGAGCCTTTCCCTCGCGACGGCGCCCGCGAAAGGAAGGGCGGTGTCGCGCAAACCGGCGCGATGCTTCGTTACCGACCTTCGTGATCGCGGACCTGCCGCGCGGCAGCCGCGGGCTACGTGCTCCCGCCTGCTGGCCGTGTCTCGCCTCGTTGCGGCGTTTCTTGCATCTCGCGCTTCGCAGGAATCAGCGCAGCAGCGAGACGCGTCGCCGTTGTTCGCAAATCGGCGAGCCTCGATGTGCCCTCTCAGCCCTTCGCTCGATGGCAGGGCTGAATCGGGCGGGCAGCCGGTTGAACGCCCGGACGCCATCGTTTCTCGCCGATGAAATTCTTTTTGACCAAAAATCCGTTACCGATCGGCGATCGACCCGACCGAACGCGCCTGTGGGCTCCGTCCCTGCCGGTGATATCGCCGTGCGTGCAACTCGTTGCTCGATTTTCCGGGCGAGCAACCGGCCCTGGGCGCAAGTAAAATAATGGTTTATCGCTTGCACCTGTACAGTCTGATGAATCGCGCCGTAGCTCCTCATGGGTAACTGAGTCGAGTCCGGCCTTTTCAGGCTGCTCGCAAATTATATTCAGAATGAATGAGTTAGGCAAAACATCCCATAAACAAGTTGCAAGCGAGCGCACGTCGATGATCGAAGTCGATGAAACCGCTGCCGGACAGCGCATCGACAACTTCCTTCTACGCGTCTGCAAGGGCGTGCCCAAGAGCCATATTTACCGGATTCTCCGAAGCGGCGAAGTGCGCGTGAACAAGGGCCGCATCGACGCCGCGTACCGGCTTGAGTTGGGCGATCTCGTGCGCGTGCCGCCCATTCGAACCGCGCAGGCCGACGAAGCGCCCGTGTCGTCGAACGCGCCCGCCGCCGAATTCCCGATTCTTTTCGAAGACGAGCACCTGATCGTCATCGACAAGCCCTCGGGCGTCGCGGTGCACGGCGGCAGCGGCGTCGCGTTCGGCGTCATCGAGCAATTGCGCAACGCCCGGCCGCACGCGAAGTTTCTGGAACTGGTGCATCGGCTGGACCGGGAAACGTCCGGCGTGCTGATGCTCGCGAAAAAGCGCGCTGCGCTCGTCAATTTGCACGAACAGATTCGCGAAAATCGCGTCGACAAGCGCTATTACGCGCTCGGACATGGCGACTGGCCGAGCGACTGGGGCCGGCGGCGCATCGTGAAGGCGCCGCTGCACAAATACGTGGCGGCGGACGGCGAGCGGCGCGTACGCGTTCAGGAAAACGGGCTGGCGTCGCATACGGTGTTCAATCTGATCGAACGCTGGACGGACTACGCGTGGGTCGAGGCGGAACTCAAGACCGGCCGCACGCACCAGATTCGCGTGCACATGCAGAGCATCGGCCTGCCGATTGCGGGCGACGCGAAATACGGCGACTTCGCGTTGAACAAGGAACTCGCGCGGCCGAGCGCGATGCCTTCGCTCAAGCGCATGTTTTTGCACGCCTATCGACTGAAAATCACGCATCCCGCGACGGGCGCGCCGCTGCAGTTCGAAGCGCCGCTGCCGGTGGAATGCAAGCGCTTCATCGAACAACTCAAAAACCGAGAGACATAAATGGCGCGGCAGCAATTCGATCTGATCGTTTTCGACTGGGACGGCACGCTCATGGATTCGACCGTCCACATCACGCGGAGCATTCAGGCGGCGTGCCGCGATCTCGGCCTGCCGGTGCCCGCCGACGAATCCGCGAGCTACGTGATCGGCCTCGGCCTCAAGGACGCGCTGCAAATCTGCGCGCCGACGCTCGACACGAAGGACTATCCGCGCCTCGCCGAGCGGTATCGCTTCCATTTTCTGACGATGGGCCAGCAAACCGAGCTTTTCGCCGGCGTGCGCGAACTGCTGCAGGAATTGCGCGACGAAGGCTATTTTCTGGCGGTGGCGACGGGCAAGAGCCGCGTCGGGCTGAACCGGGCGCTCGATCAGTCGCGCCTGACGAGCGTTTTCGACGGCACGCGCTGCGCCGACGAAACGTTCTCGAAGCCGCATCCGGCGATGCTTCAGGAACTTACGCGCGAACTGGGGCAGGACTTGTCCCGCACGCTGATGATCGGCGACACCACGCACGATCTGCAAATGGCCATCAACGCGGGCGCGGCGGGCGTGGGCGTGGCGTACGGCGCGCATCCGGCGGATTCGCTCACCGCGTTGCAGCCGCGTTTCTGCGCGGATAGCGTCGCGTCGCTGGCCGGCTGGCTTCGGGAGCACGCATGACCGAGCCGACACGAGAGGCGGTGCGCGTCTGCGCGTCAGACGAACTGGTCGACGGCGGCGCGGGCGTGCGGGTCGGCGCTCAGGAGGCGAGCGGCGAGGCGGTCGTCTTCTTCGTCCGATACGACGGCAAGCCATACGGCTATCTGAACCGCTGCGCGCACGTGCCGATGGAGCTCGACTGGGCCGAGGGCCAGTTCTTCGAAAGCTCGGGCCTATACTTGATGTGCGCGACGCACGGCGCGATCTACGAGCCGGACACCGGCAAGTGCGTCGGCGGCCCGTGCCGCGGCGCGCGGCTTCGATCCGTCGCGGTCGAAGAACGCGAGACGCCGGAAGGGCGCGCAGTCTTCTGGCTGCCAGACGACGCGCTTCGCCCCGCCTGATTCCCCTTTTTCCATCCTTTGACGCGGCTGCACGCCCGCAAGACCACGCATGTCCGATAACCTTTCGCCCAACCCGCGCGGCAACGACAACTGGAAACGCGATGCGCTCGAACGTGTCGCGCTTGCCGCCATTCGCGAGCAACGCGCGGCGCGCCGCTGGCGCATCTTTTTCCGCTTCGTCTTTCTCGCGGTGCTCGCGCTCATTGCGTGGGGCGTGTTCGATTTCACCGGCGATCACGTCGCCAAGTCCGGCAAGCACACGGCGCTGATCGATCTCCAGGGCGAAATCTCCGCGAACAGCGACGCGAGCGCCGACAACATCGACGGCGCGCTCGAGAGCGCGTTCGAGGACGACGGCACGGCGGGCGTGATCCTGCGCATCAACAGTCCGGGCGGCAGTCCGGTGCAGGCGGGCATCATCAATCGCGAGATTCGCCGGCTGCGCGCGAAGTATCCGAAGACGCCGCTCTACGTGGTCGTCGATGACATGTGCGCGTCGGGCGGCTACTACGTCGCGGCGGCGGCGGACCGCATTTATGTGGATCGCGCGAGCATCGTCGGGTCGATCGGCGTGCTGATGGACGGTTTCGGCTTCACTGGCCTGATGGACAAGCTCGGCATCCAGCGCCGCATGCACACGTCGGGCGCGAACAAGGGCGCGTTCGACCCGTTCTCGCCCGAAACGCCGCAAATGACCGCGCACGCGCAGGACATGCTCGACGAGATTCACACGCAGTTCATCGACGCGGTGAAACAGGGCCGCGGCAAGCGTCTGAAGGACGATCCGGATCTTTTCTCCGGCATGTTCTGGACGGGCGAGAAGAGCGTGCAGCTCGGGCTCGCGGACGGCTTCGGCGACGCGAACTACGTGGCGCGCGAGATCATCAAGCAGCCGGATATCGTCGATTACACGCAGAAAGAAAGCATCAGCGAGCGCGTGGTGCGGCGCTTCGGCGCTTCTGTGGGCGATGCCGCCGTGCGCGCGCTGACGCTCGGCGGCAAGGTGCAGTTGCGCTGATTCGTGACGCTTTTTAGGACGCGAGCAGCAGGAAAATAGCCGGGCGCTTGTGCAGGTCGGGCGCGGTCGCTTTCTTCCAGTCCGCCGCCGTGCGCGTGACGATTTTTTCGCCCGGCAGCGTCAGATCGACCGCCACGGAGATGAGCGTCGAAGGGGCGCACGCCGCGACGAGCGTGTCGAGCATCGCGCGGTTGCGGTACGGCGTTTCGATGAAAATCTGCGTTTGATTCGCCTTGCGCGACAGCTGTTCGAGCTCGCGCAGGCGCTTGCCGCGTTCGGCTGCATCGACCGGCAGATAGCCGTTGAACGCGAAACTCTGGCCGTTCATGCCCGAGGCCATCAACGCGAGCAGAATCGAACTCGGACCGACGAACGGCACCACTTTGACGCCGCGCTCGTGCGCCCGCCGCACGAGGAGCGCGCCGGGATCGGCGACGGCGGGGCAGCCCGCTTCGGAAACCAGGCCCGCGTCAGTGCCGGCGAGAATCGGCGCGAGAAGTCTGTCGATTTCGGCGCGCGGCGTGTTCACGTTCAGCTCGCGTATCTCGATTTCCTGAATCGGCCGTTCGGTGCCGACTTTCTTCAGAAACGCCCGCGTGGTTTTCGCGTTTTCGCCGATGTAGTAACCGAGCGCCGCAGCCTGCGCGCGCACCGGCTCGGGAAGCACGGACGCGAGCGCGGCGGCGTCGCCTTCGCC
This Caballeronia sp. LZ062 DNA region includes the following protein-coding sequences:
- a CDS encoding RluA family pseudouridine synthase, which produces MNELGKTSHKQVASERTSMIEVDETAAGQRIDNFLLRVCKGVPKSHIYRILRSGEVRVNKGRIDAAYRLELGDLVRVPPIRTAQADEAPVSSNAPAAEFPILFEDEHLIVIDKPSGVAVHGGSGVAFGVIEQLRNARPHAKFLELVHRLDRETSGVLMLAKKRAALVNLHEQIRENRVDKRYYALGHGDWPSDWGRRRIVKAPLHKYVAADGERRVRVQENGLASHTVFNLIERWTDYAWVEAELKTGRTHQIRVHMQSIGLPIAGDAKYGDFALNKELARPSAMPSLKRMFLHAYRLKITHPATGAPLQFEAPLPVECKRFIEQLKNRET
- a CDS encoding HAD-IA family hydrolase, giving the protein MARQQFDLIVFDWDGTLMDSTVHITRSIQAACRDLGLPVPADESASYVIGLGLKDALQICAPTLDTKDYPRLAERYRFHFLTMGQQTELFAGVRELLQELRDEGYFLAVATGKSRVGLNRALDQSRLTSVFDGTRCADETFSKPHPAMLQELTRELGQDLSRTLMIGDTTHDLQMAINAGAAGVGVAYGAHPADSLTALQPRFCADSVASLAGWLREHA
- a CDS encoding Rieske 2Fe-2S domain-containing protein codes for the protein MTEPTREAVRVCASDELVDGGAGVRVGAQEASGEAVVFFVRYDGKPYGYLNRCAHVPMELDWAEGQFFESSGLYLMCATHGAIYEPDTGKCVGGPCRGARLRSVAVEERETPEGRAVFWLPDDALRPA
- a CDS encoding S49 family peptidase translates to MSDNLSPNPRGNDNWKRDALERVALAAIREQRAARRWRIFFRFVFLAVLALIAWGVFDFTGDHVAKSGKHTALIDLQGEISANSDASADNIDGALESAFEDDGTAGVILRINSPGGSPVQAGIINREIRRLRAKYPKTPLYVVVDDMCASGGYYVAAAADRIYVDRASIVGSIGVLMDGFGFTGLMDKLGIQRRMHTSGANKGAFDPFSPETPQMTAHAQDMLDEIHTQFIDAVKQGRGKRLKDDPDLFSGMFWTGEKSVQLGLADGFGDANYVAREIIKQPDIVDYTQKESISERVVRRFGASVGDAAVRALTLGGKVQLR
- a CDS encoding SAM-dependent methyltransferase, encoding MSGILYLIPNTLGEGDAAALASVLPEPVRAQAAALGYYIGENAKTTRAFLKKVGTERPIQEIEIRELNVNTPRAEIDRLLAPILAGTDAGLVSEAGCPAVADPGALLVRRAHERGVKVVPFVGPSSILLALMASGMNGQSFAFNGYLPVDAAERGKRLRELEQLSRKANQTQIFIETPYRNRAMLDTLVAACAPSTLISVAVDLTLPGEKIVTRTAADWKKATAPDLHKRPAIFLLLAS